The Crocosphaera subtropica ATCC 51142 genome includes a window with the following:
- a CDS encoding mechanosensitive ion channel family protein, producing MKCYFLNLQPNKTYQRVILAIATLLLVLFQSNFLPSYSLEDISSDQGFPVVLDHNTLFSIYNGNGSLSAEERADIITERLQDIANNNQLEIIDDKFDLDDRGNVIILLFNNKTLMTVTADDATTAQTSRENLAEEYLNTTKKALKAYRLERRPFYWVIGAVSTVISLLILLLILKIFSFTFPYLYSLLDSWEGTFIPSIRIKNLEILSAEKLTKTFKTIVKSVRIILTFFVLYIFVPIVLGFFPQTRQAGNVLFNYLIKAINTVFSGLIGYLPNIFVVGVIVYLTYYILRFFKFIFDAIETGNLQFAGFYPEWAQPTYRLLTWLTIMLAAVFAFPYLPGFNSPAFKGVSAFAALLFTLGSTGVISNTVSGLVLIYTRAFQISDRVKIGDAVGDVLEKNLLVTRIRTIKNVVITIPNSVIINSNVINYSALKRDLKRPLILHTTITLGYDLPWRKVHEVLITAAQSTDYILKTPLPFVLQTGLSDFYVSYEINAYTNESTKMAEIYSQLHQNIQDKCNEADIEILSPHYSAIRDGNHNTIPADYLPEDYTAPGFRFDPITNLLNQNNNPINGSVESHEN from the coding sequence ATGAAATGTTATTTTTTAAATTTACAGCCAAACAAGACTTATCAAAGGGTCATTTTAGCTATTGCTACTTTATTACTTGTGCTATTTCAAAGCAACTTTTTACCTAGTTATAGCTTAGAAGATATTTCTAGTGATCAAGGTTTTCCCGTGGTCTTAGACCATAATACCCTTTTTTCTATTTATAATGGTAATGGTTCTTTGTCAGCAGAAGAAAGAGCAGATATTATCACTGAAAGATTACAGGATATTGCTAATAATAACCAATTGGAAATTATTGATGATAAATTTGATCTAGATGATCGAGGCAATGTTATTATTCTTTTATTTAATAACAAAACTTTAATGACTGTAACGGCAGATGATGCCACAACAGCGCAAACGTCTCGGGAAAATTTAGCAGAAGAATATTTAAACACTACCAAAAAAGCTTTAAAAGCTTATCGACTTGAACGCCGTCCTTTTTATTGGGTTATTGGTGCTGTTTCTACAGTAATTAGTTTGTTAATTTTATTGTTAATCTTAAAAATATTTAGTTTTACTTTTCCTTATCTTTATTCTCTCCTAGACAGTTGGGAAGGAACTTTTATTCCATCAATTAGAATTAAAAACCTCGAAATCCTATCAGCAGAAAAACTAACCAAGACATTTAAAACAATTGTTAAATCTGTTCGTATTATTTTGACTTTTTTTGTTCTTTACATTTTTGTTCCCATTGTTTTAGGTTTCTTTCCACAAACCAGACAAGCTGGAAATGTATTATTTAACTATTTAATCAAAGCCATAAATACCGTATTTAGTGGATTAATTGGTTATTTACCGAATATTTTTGTTGTCGGGGTAATTGTTTATTTAACTTATTATATTTTACGATTTTTTAAATTTATTTTTGATGCAATAGAAACAGGAAATCTACAATTTGCTGGCTTTTATCCTGAATGGGCGCAACCGACTTATCGACTGTTAACTTGGTTAACTATTATGTTAGCTGCGGTGTTTGCTTTCCCTTATTTACCAGGGTTTAATTCTCCTGCATTTAAAGGAGTTTCTGCTTTTGCTGCCCTTCTATTTACGTTAGGTTCAACGGGAGTTATTTCTAATACGGTATCAGGCTTAGTTTTAATTTATACTCGTGCTTTTCAAATTTCTGATCGGGTAAAAATTGGAGATGCTGTAGGGGATGTTTTAGAAAAAAACTTGTTAGTAACTCGAATTAGAACGATTAAAAATGTTGTTATTACTATTCCCAATTCTGTTATAATTAATAGTAATGTTATTAATTATAGTGCTTTAAAAAGAGACTTAAAACGTCCTTTAATTTTACATACTACTATTACTCTTGGTTACGATCTTCCTTGGCGCAAAGTTCACGAAGTGTTAATTACTGCTGCTCAATCAACTGATTATATCTTAAAAACACCGTTACCTTTTGTTTTACAAACAGGGTTAAGTGATTTTTATGTTAGCTACGAAATTAATGCTTATACCAATGAATCAACAAAAATGGCAGAAATTTATTCTCAGTTACATCAAAATATTCAAGACAAATGTAACGAGGCCGATATTGAAATTTTATCCCCTCATTATAGTGCCATTCGTG